A genomic stretch from Apis cerana isolate GH-2021 linkage group LG9, AcerK_1.0, whole genome shotgun sequence includes:
- the LOC107993073 gene encoding zinc finger CCCH domain-containing protein 14, translating to MDIRGIEVTNQLRSAIRAKLLELGIRYDEELPDYILVMVVNKKSRQQMHEDLYLFLENCTTPFVDWLHDQVLKKLQKVTVAKKKSLREFVPTVVVKQEEERKKRKTSTTSFLEDQAANQTIEKSSNKNMKDDKSFHKQTIKPTISSQKLETSQNKIVDKSIKNINHENKSDENTSNHNISQQPVSKRNEMQNANTSKELSPFETSNNKTKDSHVETKLDDSLSKNLKRPLDITNSYRDGSDKKQNETKRSKIQEDAESTTEDNAKKLKSCINKPKVTSVVSVKNRLGMVSPRKKFEVHREKIDIESRYRQNEKRPEKYRLDNNRNNNFPRGRTFDIEDRTNRNREINESDKINNIKSRLGNSKVPKNVELREKANSNLKSKSTEKSMGTIKDRLGIANTNKSSKLLGNKESIEFKSKPLEQDRDTLTNNKNIKERLGPLKNNFKPPNIKSGFNSSIRRSQSSEDDDYLNLGAEEELDDDTQSIGVSGPIKSHIIAVNKSASNKTERKRLKPLEKGNKCSDAEEEIEETKILSKVIVTPRPLKPLQPAQKRATQSLLLRAVAEANQSVVMQKNPEPSLLEKKQTLKHLKPATVRDVGQNLSVHLNSNKRLVMEKIQVELNTDVSESKSKPYVPQPVTEEHMGVVMSLFQRSDDNQKFLVTLNGYNNNLMKEKNTSDDDERLEMEVNEDDELALSTIQNDIYAQNESETSVFHVSEMETDGDLSVKERSEENNENCNTENVENTEEIPKKRRKLSPIIYNRSHSPSPTDLKSSTLLTNPLLTKRLDKKPLTENTVTVIDKSKEKCRYWPNCTLGNKCAYLHPLVMCSVFPACKFGDKCAYKHPKCKFGLSCTKLGCVFSHPAQQCKYHPFCTKPACPYSHPMPVAAEASSQRAKFTWRRRD from the exons ATGGACATTCGCGGAATAGAAGTTACGAATCAATTGCGG AGTGCTATTCGTGCTAAATTGTTGGAGTTAGGAATAAGATACGATGAAGAACTAccagattatattttagtaatggttgtaaataaaaaatctcgcCAACAAATGCAcgaagatttatatttgtttctggAAAATTGCACAACACCATTTGTTGATTGGTTACATGACCAAGTATTGAAAAAGTTACAGAAAGTTACTGTAGCCAAGAAAAAATCATTGAGGGAGTTTGTACCTACAGTTGTTgtaaaacaagaagaagaaaggaaaaagagaaagacatCGACAACTTCTTTTTTGGAAGACCAAGCTGCTAATCAAACTATTGAAAAatcttctaataaaaatatgaaagatgaTAAGTCATTCCATAAACAAACCATAAAACCAACAATATCTAGTCAAAAATTGGAGACaagtcaaaataaaattgtagataaatctataaaaaatattaatcatgaaaataaatcagaTGAGAATACATCGAATCACAATATTTCTCAACAACCTGTGTccaaaagaaatgaaatgcaAAATGCAAATACAAGTAAAGAATTATCACCTTTTGAAACttccaataataaaactaaagaTTCTCATGTTGAAACAAAACTCGATGATTCattatccaaaaatttaaaaagaccATTGGATATAACAAATAGTTATAGAGATGGTTCTGATAAAAAACAGAATGAGacaaaaagatcaaaaattcAGGAAGATGCAGAGAGTACGACAGAAGATAatgcgaaaaaattaaagtctTGCATTAACAAACCAAAAGTTACATCTGTTGTGTCTGTAAAAAATCGCTTGGGTATGGTATCgcctagaaaaaaatttgaagtacacagagaaaaaatagatattgaaaGTCGATATAGGCAAAACGAAAAACGTCCTGAAAAATACCGATTGgacaataatcgaaataacaattttccaaGAGGGAGAACTTTTGATATAGAAGATCGTACAAATagaaatcgtgaaataaacgaatctgataaaattaataatattaaaagtcgATTGGGTAATTCAAAAGTTCCCAAAAATGTAGAGTTAAGAGAGAAagcaaattctaatttaaaatcgaaatcaaCAGAAAAATCGATGGGTACAATTAAAGATCGATTAGGTATTGCTAATACTAATAAATCGTCTAAATTATTAGGAAATAAAGAatctatagaatttaaaagcaAGCCTTTAGAACAAGATCGCGATACTCtgactaataataaaaatataaaggagAGATTGGGaccattgaaaaataattttaaacccCCAAATATTAAAAGTGGTTTTAATTCGTCGATTAGACGTTCTCAAAGTAGCGAGGATGATGATTATCTTAATTTGGGTGCAGAGGAGGAATTAGATGATGACACGCAATCTATAGGTGTTTCTGGACCTATTAAATCCCACATTATAGCTGTAAATAAATCTGCATCAAATAAGACTGAAAGAAAACGATTGAAACCATTAGAAAAAGGCAATAAATGCAGCGATGCAGAAGAGGAAATCGAggaaactaaaatattaagtaaagtAATTGTAACTCCAAGACCATTGAAACCTTTACAACCGGCTCAAAAACGTGCTACACAATCACTTTTATTAAGGGCGGTTGCAGAGGCAAATCAATCTGTTGTTATGCAAAAGAATCCAGAGCCATCATTACTG gAGAAGAAGCAGACTTTAAAACATCTTAAACCAGCTACTGTACGAGACGTAGGTCAAAATTTATCAGTACACCTGAATTCTAATAAGCGATTAGTTATGGAAAAAATACAAGTAGAATTAAACACAGATGTTTcagaatcaaaatcaaaacctt ATGTACCGCAACCAGTTACCGAGGAACACATGGGTGTCGTAATGTCTTTATTCCAAAGGAGCGACGATAaccaaaaatttttagttacacttaatggatataataataatttaatgaaagaaaaaaatacatctgACGACGATGAACGACTGGAAATGGAG gtgAATGAAGATGATGAGCTTGCACTATCAACAATTCAAAATGACATATACGCACAGAATGAATCGGAAACTTCTGTTTTTCATGTGTCCGAAATGGAAACCGATGGCGATTTAAGTGTAAAAGAAAGAagtgaagaaaataatgaaaattgtaacacGGAAAACGTAGAGAATACCGAGGAGATAccaaaaaagaggagaaaattaagtccaattatttataataggtCCCATTCACCAAGTCCCACGGATTTAAAATCTAGCACATTGTTAACAAACCCATTATTAACAAAAc GTTTAGATAAAAAACCACTAACAGAGAATACGGTGACGGTGATAGATAagtcaaaagaaaaatgtagatACTGGCCAAATTGTACATTAGGAAATAAGTGCGCGTATCTTCATCCTCTCGTTATGTGCAg TGTATTCCCTGCGTGTAAGTTTGGAGACAAGTGTGCTTACAAACATCCTAAATGCAAATTCGGCTTGTCCTGCACAAAACTGGGATGCGTATTCTCTCATCCTGCCCAACAGTGCAAGTATCATCCATTCTGCACCAAACCAGCGTGTCCATATTCTCACCCGATGCCAGTTGCCGCGGAGGCGTCTAGTCAAAGGGCGAAGTTTACGTGGCGCAGGCGAGATTGA
- the LOC107993094 gene encoding arginine-glutamic acid dipeptide repeats protein-like, producing the protein MGKKKNDTPKEKTYETADIPEYREPIDLETEYRDFPEEKLWSPSEDVDKWFSDYNVMARSVLTFVQEKQGISNEEAMENACSGYAEQYIADVLHNSQYLPEVALKKLLNKELPQKLIEKWDQKDIKIFEKGFLTYWTNFGLIQRKFLPHKNVEDLVEFYYVWKRTEAGRNLKRSCTRRPKRFTMRRISAELLSLKILQNAAKLPPKRRRKKNSKVLRKKTKAKVSKAKASKANQKTRAKKCSTAKR; encoded by the exons atgggaaaaaagaagaacgataCACCTAAAGAAAAG ACGTATGAAACCGCAGATATCCCGGAATATCGGGAACCAATCGACTTGGAGACGGAATATCGTGATTTTCCGGAGGAAAAGTTGTGGAGCCCGAGCGAAGATGTTGATAAGTGGTTTTCTGATTATAATGTCATGGCACGGTCTGTACTGACTTTCGTACAAGAAAAACAGGGGATTTCTAACGAAGAAGCTATGGAGAACGCGTGCTCAGGTTATGCTGAGCAGTATATCGCAGATGTTCTTCATAACTCTCAATATCTGCCAGAAgtagcattaaaaaaattattaaataaagagtTGCCGCAAAAGCTAATTGAAAAATGGGACCAAAAAGACATc aaaatttttgaaaaaggcTTTTTAACGTATTGGACAAATTTTGGTCTTATTCAACGCAAATTCCTTCCGCATAAAAATGtg GAAGACCTGGTGGAATTTTATTACGTGTGGAAACGGACCGAAGCCGGAAGAAATTTGAAGCGCTCCTGTACCCGTCGACCCAAACGATTCACCATGCGTCGTATCTCCGCGGAgttattatctttaaagatTCTTCAAAATGCTGCGAAACTTCCTCcaaaaaggagaaggaagaaaaattctaaagtGCTAAGAAAAAAGACGAAAGCGAAAGTTTCGAAAGCGAAAGCTTCGAAAGCGAATCAGAAGACGAGAGCAAAAAAATGTTCAACTGCTAAACGATAA
- the LOC108003653 gene encoding glypican-4, translating into MSAMLPILCVILTLSVTTTTVRAGLKCDAVRSYFESQGFPATDIPKEAISSKELKVCGSVRSGGEVCCSADMEVRLQARARDKHEKATKETLQRLHQVLSTRGSRFHSFFKDLFANSKRVFHEMFKKTYGTLYEQNAYVFTDLFKELENYYAKGTVDLDDTMDNFFNTLYQKMFTVLNSQYNFDNKYMECVGEHMKEIRPFGDAPQKLGVQIKRSFVATRAFSQALTVAADVLKNMQSLKPSAECAAALTRMTVCPSCSGIAGNVLACGDMCANVMKGCLAQHAALDTEWNHFVEAVDKVADRLLGPFNIEMLVRPLNLKISEAIMNFQENSNDVSQRVFTGCGRPVLGRRRRRDNRELELESLNFDQDTLTDDRVSAAAILDKLVKETRQRVRDSRQFWVYLPYKICNDGLVVPPSNTKECWNGTHVDKYIYPVSSNGEDQKLNPEVLSTGSRPTIVRDQVFALTTITNRLKSAYNGQDVDWIDTEDTEWNGSGSGSGDSTDQDPITDDEDGFKEGSGYEPKYSPSETPKPPPVHPEVVPPRVEVDQKTSVTSNNNNSNNNNNSNSNNGTSSVDSGASRQKISLSRALTTYLVPIVVMWFGGCLTEWL; encoded by the exons CAAAAGAGCTGAAAGTATGCGGGAGCGTGAGAAGCGGCGGCGAGGTGTGCTGTTCCGCGGACATGGAGGTGAGACTGCAGGCGAGGGCACGTGACAAACATGAGAAAGCCACCAAAGAAACTCTTCAACGGTTGCACCAAGTCCTGTCCACGAGAGGGTCCAGGTTCCACA GCTTCTTCAAGGACCTCTTCGCCAATAGCAAGAGGGTCTTTCACGAGATGTTTAAGAAGACTTACGGTACCCTCTACGAGCAGAATGCGTACGTGTTCACGGACTTATTCAAGGAATTGGAGAATTATTACGCGAAGGGGACG GTCGATCTAGACGACACGATGGACAATTTCTTCAACACCCTGTATCAAAAAATGTTCACCGTGTTGAACAGCCAGTACAATTTCGACAATAAATACATGGAGTGCGTGGGGGAGCACATGAAAGAAATCAGGCCGTTCGGCGACGCCCCGCAGAAACTCGGGGTGCAGATCAAGAGATCGTTCGTTGCGACGAGGGCTTTCAGCCAGGCCCTGACCGTAGCTGCGGACGTCTTGAAGAACATGCAATCG TTGAAGCCGTCGGCGGAGTGCGCAGCTGCGCTCACGAGGATGACCGTCTGTCCTTCGTGCAGCGGGATCGCCGGCAACGTGTTGGCGTGCGGCGACATGTGCGCCAACGTGATGAAGGGTTGCCTTGCCCAGCATGCGGCTCTGGACACTGAATGGAATCACTTCGTCG aGGCCGTGGACAAAGTGGCGGACCGGCTGTTGGGTCCTTTCAACATCGAGATGCTGGTACGACCGCTCAACTTGAAAATCTCGGAGGCGATCATGAACTTCCAGGAGAACAGTAACGACGTCTCCCAAAGAGTGTTCACCGGCTGTGGTCGACCCGTGTTGGGGAGGCGTAGACGCCGGGACAATCGGGAGTTGGAACTCGAATCGTTGAATTTCGACCAGGACACGCTGACGGACGATCGCGTCTCGGCTGCGGCTATTCTCGACAAATTGGTGAAAGAGACGCGGCAGAGAGTCAGAGATTCGAGGCAATTTTGGGTTTATCTGCCTTACAAGATTTGCAACGACGGCCTCGTCGTGCCTCCTAGCAACACCAAGGAATGCTGGAACGGCACGCACGTCGACAA ATATATTTATCCGGTGTCGTCTAACGGCGAGGATCAGAAATTGAATCCAGAAGTGCTTAGCACGGGATCAAGGCCGACAATCGTCAGGGACCAGGTCTTCGCGTTGACCACAATCACGAATAGACTGAAATCCGCGTACAACGGGCAGGACGTTGATTGGATAGATACGG AGGACACGGAGTGGAACGGTTCCGGAAGCGGGTCCGGGGACAGCACGGACCAGGATCCGATCACGGACGACGAGGACGGTTTCAAGGAGGGTTCCGGTTACGAGCCAAAGTATTCGCCCTCGGAGACCCCCAAACCCCCGCCCGTTCACCCGGAAGTGGTGCCTCCCAGGGTGGAAGTGGACCAGAAGACGAGCGTCACCTCGaataacaacaacagcaataacaacaacaacagcaacagcaacaacgGCACGTCCAGCGTGGATAGCGGGGCGAGCAGACAGAAGATATCTCTGTCACGCGCTCTGACGACGTACCTCGTGCCCATAGTGGTGATGTGGTTCGGTGGCTGCCTCACCGAGTGGCTGTGA